The following are from one region of the Rhizobacter sp. AJA081-3 genome:
- a CDS encoding electron transfer flavoprotein-ubiquinone oxidoreductase — MSPQQILEQYGPREAMEYDVVVVGGGPAGLATAIRLKQLAALEGGEVSVVVLEKGSEPGAHILAGTIMDPRALTELFPKWNEMDAPLKQEVTGDQFLFLSETGAKATPEFLLPDCFKNHGNYIISLGTLVRWLGQQAEALGVEIFPGFAAAEVLYNDDGSVKGVATGNMGVGKDGEPHDGFQIGMELHAKYTIFAEGARGHLGKQLIERFKLDAGRDPQSYGIGLKELWEIDPAKHRPGHVMHTAGWPLDPDTYGGSFAYHAENNQLMLGFVVGLDYANPWLSPFEEFQRWKTHPEIRKLLEGGKRIGYGARAITAGGILSLPKTVFRGGALVGCEAGYLNASRIKGSHAAIKTGMLAAEAAYAALKAGRQHDELSDYPKSFDESWLREELELSRNFKQWFKKGRTIATLMTGIEQWLLPKLGFKAPPWTLHRSAADHTYLKPAAECAQITYPKPDGQITFDRLSSVFISNTNHEENQPAHLTLKRADVPVATNLAKYAGPESRYCPAGVYEFVKNDDGSDRLQINAQNCVHCKTCDIKDPTQNIVWVTPEGGGGPNYAGM; from the coding sequence GAAGGGCTCGGAGCCCGGCGCGCACATCCTGGCCGGCACGATCATGGACCCGCGCGCGCTCACCGAACTGTTCCCGAAGTGGAACGAGATGGACGCGCCGCTGAAGCAGGAGGTCACGGGCGACCAGTTCCTGTTCCTGAGCGAGACCGGCGCGAAGGCGACCCCAGAATTCCTGCTGCCCGACTGCTTCAAGAACCACGGCAACTACATCATCAGCCTGGGCACGCTGGTGCGCTGGCTCGGCCAGCAGGCCGAGGCGCTGGGGGTGGAGATCTTCCCCGGCTTCGCCGCAGCCGAAGTGCTCTACAACGACGACGGTTCGGTCAAGGGCGTGGCCACCGGCAACATGGGAGTGGGCAAGGACGGCGAACCGCACGACGGCTTCCAGATCGGCATGGAGCTGCACGCCAAGTACACGATCTTCGCCGAGGGCGCGCGCGGCCATCTCGGCAAGCAACTCATTGAGCGCTTCAAGCTGGACGCCGGCCGCGACCCGCAGAGCTACGGCATCGGTCTGAAGGAGCTGTGGGAGATCGACCCCGCCAAGCACCGGCCCGGCCACGTGATGCACACCGCCGGCTGGCCGCTGGACCCGGACACCTATGGCGGCTCGTTTGCCTATCACGCCGAGAACAACCAGCTGATGCTGGGCTTCGTGGTCGGCCTCGATTACGCGAACCCCTGGCTCAGCCCCTTCGAGGAGTTCCAGCGCTGGAAGACGCACCCCGAGATCCGCAAGCTGCTCGAAGGCGGCAAGCGCATCGGCTATGGCGCACGGGCCATCACCGCTGGCGGCATCCTCAGCCTGCCCAAGACGGTGTTCCGCGGCGGCGCACTGGTCGGCTGCGAGGCCGGCTACCTGAACGCCAGCCGAATCAAGGGCAGCCACGCCGCCATCAAGACCGGCATGCTCGCCGCCGAGGCCGCCTACGCGGCGCTGAAGGCCGGCCGCCAGCACGACGAACTGAGCGACTACCCGAAGTCCTTCGACGAGAGCTGGCTGCGCGAGGAGCTCGAGCTGTCGCGCAACTTCAAGCAGTGGTTCAAGAAGGGCCGCACCATCGCCACGCTGATGACCGGCATCGAGCAGTGGCTGTTGCCCAAGCTCGGCTTCAAGGCGCCGCCCTGGACGCTGCATCGCTCCGCTGCCGATCACACCTACCTGAAGCCGGCGGCCGAGTGCGCGCAGATCACTTACCCGAAGCCCGACGGCCAGATCACGTTCGACCGCCTGAGCTCGGTGTTCATCAGCAACACCAACCACGAAGAGAACCAGCCGGCGCACCTGACGCTCAAGCGCGCCGATGTGCCGGTGGCCACCAACTTGGCGAAGTACGCCGGCCCCGAGAGCCGCTACTGCCCGGCCGGCGTCTACGAGTTCGTCAAGAACGACGACGGCAGCGACCGCCTGCAGATCAACGCGCAGAACTGCGTGCACTGCAAGACCTGCGACATCAAGGACCCGACACAGAACATCGTCTGGGTCACGCCGGAAGGCGGTGGCGGGCCGAACTACGCAGGCATGTGA
- a CDS encoding M48 family metallopeptidase: MDDQAFRRLVADYEHESRHAPQRFARFTAAMAAFGYAAILVTLVASALGLWWGAGQLLHGRVQGWKIMLVLGCLSLLISLLRALWMRPAAPQGLPITAKDAPRLFELIEKVRKRLGAPRPDRVLIDGDLNAAVVQRPRLGLLGWHRNELILGLPLMMGLSPRQLGAVIAHEFGHLRGAHGKLGMWVYRTRRSWFMLAQARERAHIGGNVADLALAFFFRHFFPRFNARAFVLSRQQEYEADRAAHEIVGQRHAAEGLQAIEVQARFLQEEFWPQVYRSAATEPSPAGQQPYAKLCKAMAASLRHPRAKAWLAEGLKRLPDLSDTHPSLRDRLDFAQIKPGLPASTETSAAEVLLGSGLDEWVGRLDATWRDDVARPWGERHRFANAQRHLISELEAESAAGPIDPDDHLLWARAARLLDGDIAYERVLRQLVQARPDHLAGRYELGMLIVDAARADLGAEGSELLRGVAEAGANPWAWSAAQRREGWLEAQERFDELKTWRTLLRTRETQSTAAMEALHDFDGPQHFEPSGLSRRSLRSVQEVLRGEKAAGRAFVVRKSDEAAPGWRFCIVVIERSKVLGQPDADSWWAELRDRIDLPCPFMVIDLAHPYWADKARAPLVKQMLAVPQAQVYGGRRH; encoded by the coding sequence ATGGACGATCAGGCGTTCCGCCGCCTCGTGGCGGACTACGAACACGAAAGCCGCCACGCGCCGCAGCGCTTCGCGCGCTTCACGGCAGCGATGGCGGCGTTCGGCTACGCGGCGATCCTCGTCACGCTCGTCGCCTCCGCGCTCGGTCTTTGGTGGGGTGCCGGCCAGTTGCTGCACGGCCGCGTCCAGGGCTGGAAGATCATGCTGGTGCTGGGCTGCCTGTCTCTCCTGATCTCGCTGCTGCGCGCACTGTGGATGCGCCCGGCGGCGCCACAGGGCCTGCCGATCACGGCCAAGGATGCGCCGCGGCTGTTCGAGCTAATCGAGAAGGTCCGCAAGCGCCTGGGCGCGCCGCGGCCCGACCGCGTGCTGATCGACGGCGACCTGAATGCCGCCGTGGTCCAGCGGCCGCGCCTGGGCCTTCTCGGCTGGCACCGCAACGAGCTGATCCTCGGCCTGCCGCTGATGATGGGCCTGAGCCCACGCCAGCTCGGCGCGGTGATCGCCCACGAGTTCGGCCATCTTCGCGGCGCTCACGGCAAGCTCGGCATGTGGGTCTACCGCACGCGGCGCAGCTGGTTCATGCTGGCCCAGGCGCGCGAGCGTGCCCACATCGGAGGCAACGTCGCCGACCTGGCGCTGGCCTTCTTCTTCCGCCATTTCTTCCCGCGATTCAACGCGCGCGCCTTCGTGCTGTCGCGCCAGCAGGAGTACGAGGCCGATCGCGCGGCGCACGAAATCGTCGGCCAGAGGCATGCGGCCGAAGGCCTGCAGGCGATCGAGGTGCAGGCGCGCTTTCTGCAGGAGGAGTTCTGGCCGCAGGTCTACCGCAGCGCGGCCACCGAGCCATCACCAGCCGGGCAGCAGCCCTATGCCAAGCTGTGCAAAGCCATGGCGGCCAGCCTTCGCCACCCCCGGGCGAAGGCCTGGCTGGCCGAGGGCCTCAAGCGCCTGCCGGACCTGAGCGACACGCATCCGTCGCTGCGCGACCGGCTCGACTTTGCCCAGATCAAGCCGGGCCTGCCGGCGTCGACGGAGACTTCCGCAGCCGAGGTGCTGCTCGGCAGCGGCCTGGACGAGTGGGTCGGCCGACTCGACGCCACATGGCGCGATGACGTGGCGCGGCCCTGGGGCGAGCGGCATCGCTTCGCCAATGCCCAGCGACACCTGATCTCCGAGTTGGAGGCGGAGAGCGCCGCCGGCCCGATCGACCCCGACGACCACCTGCTGTGGGCACGCGCGGCGCGCCTGCTCGACGGGGACATCGCGTACGAACGGGTACTGCGCCAGCTCGTGCAGGCACGGCCCGATCACCTGGCGGGGCGATACGAGCTCGGCATGCTGATCGTCGATGCCGCGCGGGCCGATCTCGGCGCCGAAGGTTCCGAGCTGCTGCGCGGCGTCGCGGAGGCCGGCGCCAACCCCTGGGCCTGGAGCGCCGCGCAGCGCCGCGAGGGGTGGCTGGAGGCGCAGGAACGCTTCGACGAGTTGAAGACCTGGCGCACATTGCTGCGCACGCGCGAGACGCAGTCCACCGCAGCGATGGAGGCGCTGCACGATTTCGACGGGCCACAGCACTTCGAGCCCAGCGGCCTGAGCCGCCGCTCGCTGCGCTCGGTCCAGGAGGTGCTGCGCGGCGAGAAGGCCGCGGGCCGAGCCTTCGTGGTGCGCAAGTCCGACGAGGCCGCGCCGGGCTGGCGCTTCTGCATCGTCGTCATCGAGCGATCCAAGGTGCTCGGCCAGCCGGACGCCGACAGTTGGTGGGCCGAACTTCGCGACCGCATCGACCTGCCGTGCCCGTTCATGGTGATCGACCTGGCCCACCCGTACTGGGCCGACAAGGCGCGGGCGCCGCTGGTCAAGCAGATGCTCGCCGTACCGCAGGCTCAGGTCTACGGCGGCCGCCGGCACTGA
- a CDS encoding DUF882 domain-containing protein, giving the protein MSTLPRRRFIAALVALPLAARARSSEPRVLAFNHLHTGERLELEYFSAGAYLPDALGAVNHLLRDFRSGDVGTIDPALLDLLHALRERTGTHRPFQIISGYRSPATNQMLHERSSGVATKSLHMSGQAIDIRLADVPLARLRDAALALRGGGVGFYPGSDFVHVDTGRVRAW; this is encoded by the coding sequence ATGAGCACCCTGCCCCGCCGCCGATTCATCGCCGCCCTCGTGGCGCTGCCCTTGGCTGCGCGGGCGCGCAGCAGCGAGCCGCGCGTGCTGGCCTTCAACCACCTGCACACCGGCGAGCGGCTCGAGCTGGAGTACTTCAGCGCCGGCGCCTACCTGCCGGATGCGCTGGGCGCCGTGAACCACCTGCTGCGCGACTTCCGCAGCGGCGATGTCGGCACCATCGATCCTGCCCTGCTCGACCTGCTGCACGCGCTGCGCGAGCGCACCGGCACGCACAGGCCGTTCCAGATCATCTCGGGCTATCGCTCGCCGGCCACCAACCAAATGCTGCACGAGCGCAGCAGCGGCGTGGCGACGAAGAGCCTGCACATGAGCGGCCAGGCCATCGACATCCGCCTGGCCGACGTGCCGCTGGCGCGGCTGCGCGATGCGGCCTTGGCGCTGCGCGGTGGCGGCGTGGGCTTCTACCCCGGATCGGATTTCGTCCACGTCGACACCGGGCGCGTTCGCGCCTGGTAG
- a CDS encoding murein L,D-transpeptidase has protein sequence MSVARRVRRALAALGLVLGCGVAGAALPWAGEAQAMLARAGEQGLDASDYRLDPAAADTDAALQAAVLRYLRHLHQGRVTPKDLGFRVVAEPLPEGETAQRLSALADGAQLRALADELTPPLAQYRQLRQALARYRELASGPTFAALPALGKAGKLQPGQTYEGSVALRERLVAFGDLPADSAPASALYDEALAAGVRRFQSRHGLDADGVIGRGTLAALNTTPTQRVRQIELAMERLRWLPHRSGRPFIAINIPMFRLWAWDAGAPEAAPAVRMGVIVGRALRTQTPVFADEMTHLIFRPYWNVPRSILRNEVLPAAEADPLYLQRHDMELVAGQGDDAQPMQASPDNLAAARAGTLRIRQRPGPKNSLGLVKFIFPNDDNVYLHGTPAQQLFGRSRRDFSHGCVRVEDPPALASWLLRDQPDWTRERIEAAMAGGKTRQVNLSQPVPVILYYVTAAVTPDDALLHFADDLYGHDISLERALERAAARSTR, from the coding sequence ATGAGCGTCGCGCGCAGGGTGCGCCGCGCGCTGGCGGCGCTGGGCCTGGTGCTGGGCTGCGGCGTGGCAGGCGCCGCGCTGCCCTGGGCGGGCGAAGCACAGGCCATGCTGGCCCGCGCCGGCGAGCAGGGCCTGGACGCATCGGACTACCGCCTCGATCCGGCCGCGGCGGACACCGATGCCGCGCTTCAGGCGGCCGTTCTGCGCTACCTTCGCCACCTGCATCAGGGCCGGGTGACGCCGAAGGACCTGGGCTTTCGCGTCGTCGCCGAACCCCTGCCGGAAGGCGAGACCGCGCAGCGCCTGTCGGCACTCGCCGATGGCGCACAACTGCGCGCGCTGGCCGACGAGCTCACGCCGCCCTTGGCGCAGTACCGACAGTTGCGCCAGGCCTTGGCGCGCTACCGAGAACTCGCGTCGGGGCCGACCTTCGCAGCACTGCCAGCGCTCGGCAAGGCCGGCAAGCTCCAGCCCGGGCAGACCTACGAAGGCAGTGTCGCTCTGCGTGAGCGGCTCGTCGCCTTCGGCGACCTGCCGGCGGATTCGGCGCCGGCTTCGGCGCTCTACGACGAGGCACTCGCGGCCGGCGTGCGGCGCTTCCAGTCCCGCCACGGTCTCGATGCCGATGGCGTGATCGGACGCGGCACGCTCGCCGCCTTGAACACGACGCCCACGCAGCGCGTGCGCCAGATCGAGCTCGCGATGGAGCGGCTGCGCTGGTTGCCGCATCGCAGCGGCCGGCCCTTCATCGCCATCAACATCCCCATGTTCCGCCTGTGGGCCTGGGACGCCGGCGCGCCCGAGGCTGCGCCAGCCGTGCGCATGGGCGTCATCGTCGGCCGCGCGCTGCGCACGCAGACGCCGGTGTTTGCCGACGAGATGACGCACCTGATCTTCCGCCCCTACTGGAACGTGCCCAGATCGATCCTGCGCAACGAGGTGCTGCCCGCGGCCGAGGCCGATCCGCTGTACCTGCAACGCCACGACATGGAACTGGTGGCCGGGCAAGGCGACGATGCGCAGCCGATGCAGGCCTCGCCCGACAACCTGGCGGCGGCGCGCGCCGGCACGCTGCGCATCCGCCAGCGGCCGGGGCCGAAGAACTCTCTGGGCCTGGTCAAGTTCATCTTCCCGAACGACGACAACGTGTACCTGCACGGCACGCCGGCGCAGCAGCTGTTCGGCCGCAGTCGACGCGACTTCAGCCACGGCTGCGTGCGCGTCGAGGACCCGCCGGCACTGGCCTCATGGCTCCTGCGCGACCAGCCGGACTGGACGCGAGAACGCATCGAGGCCGCGATGGCGGGCGGGAAGACGCGGCAGGTCAACCTGAGCCAGCCGGTGCCGGTGATCCTGTACTACGTGACCGCGGCGGTCACGCCCGACGACGCTCTGCTGCACTTCGCCGACGACCTGTACGGCCACGACATCTCGCTCGAACGCGCGCTGGAACGCGCAGCCGCGCGCAGCACGCGCTGA
- a CDS encoding enoyl-CoA hydratase encodes MTSTEALVQRSTDARGVVSLTLNRPNAFNSLSEGMLAALQAEFDAVARDESARVVVLGAAGKAFCAGHDLKEMRADPSLDYYQRLFAQCTQVMLAVQKLPVPVIARVHGIATAAGCQLVAMCDLAVASRDARFAVSGVNLGLFCSTPSVALSRNLSRKAAFEMLVTGGFISAEEALAKGLINRVAAPEALDEAVESLVAAIVAKPRVALAMGKSLFYRQLEKGIAAAYDDAGQTMACNMMDESALEGVQAFIDKRPPNWGTPRG; translated from the coding sequence ATGACATCCACCGAAGCCCTGGTGCAACGTTCCACCGATGCGCGCGGCGTCGTCAGCCTGACGCTGAACCGGCCGAACGCCTTCAATTCGCTGTCCGAAGGCATGCTCGCCGCACTGCAGGCCGAGTTCGACGCCGTCGCACGGGACGAATCGGCGCGTGTCGTCGTGCTCGGCGCCGCGGGAAAGGCCTTCTGCGCCGGCCACGACCTGAAGGAGATGCGCGCCGACCCCTCGCTCGACTACTACCAGCGCCTGTTCGCGCAATGCACGCAGGTGATGCTCGCAGTGCAGAAGTTGCCGGTGCCGGTGATCGCGCGAGTGCACGGCATCGCCACCGCGGCAGGCTGCCAGCTCGTGGCGATGTGCGATCTCGCCGTGGCCAGCCGCGATGCGCGCTTCGCCGTCTCCGGCGTCAACCTCGGCCTGTTCTGCTCGACCCCCAGCGTCGCCCTGTCGCGCAACCTGTCGCGCAAGGCAGCGTTCGAGATGCTCGTCACCGGCGGCTTCATCTCGGCCGAAGAGGCGCTGGCGAAGGGCCTGATCAACCGCGTCGCCGCACCCGAGGCGCTGGACGAGGCGGTGGAATCGCTGGTCGCGGCCATCGTGGCCAAGCCGCGCGTCGCGCTGGCCATGGGCAAGAGCCTGTTCTACCGGCAGCTCGAGAAGGGCATCGCCGCCGCCTACGACGACGCCGGCCAGACCATGGCCTGCAACATGATGGATGAAAGCGCGCTCGAAGGCGTGCAGGCCTTCATCGACAAGCGGCCGCCGAACTGGGGCACGCCGCGCGGATGA
- a CDS encoding acyl-CoA synthetase: MSSIYDQHLDRNAANFAALTPVNFVERSAEVFGDLPAVIHGQRRYDWKSVRERSARLAAALRSLGVARGTTVTVMLPNTPEMVEAHYAIPALNAVINTLNTRLDAPLLAWQMNHCEAAVVITDREFAPTMREALRLLKEDHGRTPVVIDVDDSEYTGAGERLGTHEYEALLAAHDPLATLDAPADEWDAIAVSYTSGTTGDPKGVVTHHRGAYLNAVCNAATWTMPHFPKYLWTLPMFHCNGWCFPWTVAMLGGTHVCLRRVEAPAILAAMREHGVDHYCAAPIVHNLIIAAPDEMRAGIRQKVRGMVAGAAPPAAMIEGMAKLGFDITHVYGLTEVYGPASVAVKRDSWAGESLSEQARLNGRQGVRYMLQEGMTVMDPETMRETPADGQTMGEIMFRGNIVMKGYLKNPKSTGKAFEGGWFHTGDLAVMEPDRYVKIKDRSKDIIISGGENISSIEVEDALYRHPAVMACAVVARPHPKWGETPLAFVELKPGSNPSAEELIAHCKTLLAGYKVPREIRFEPIPKTSTGKIQKFQLRERAKSASAIE; the protein is encoded by the coding sequence ATGAGCAGCATCTACGACCAGCACCTCGACCGCAACGCAGCGAACTTCGCGGCCTTGACGCCTGTCAATTTCGTCGAGCGCAGTGCCGAGGTTTTCGGCGACCTGCCTGCGGTGATCCACGGCCAGCGCCGCTACGACTGGAAGTCCGTGCGCGAGCGTTCGGCACGGCTGGCTGCGGCCCTTCGCAGCCTTGGCGTCGCGCGCGGCACGACCGTGACGGTGATGCTGCCCAACACGCCGGAGATGGTCGAGGCGCACTACGCGATCCCGGCGCTCAACGCGGTGATCAACACGCTGAACACGCGGCTGGATGCACCCTTGCTGGCCTGGCAGATGAACCACTGTGAAGCCGCGGTGGTGATCACCGACCGCGAGTTCGCGCCGACCATGCGCGAGGCGCTGCGCCTGCTGAAGGAAGATCATGGCCGCACGCCGGTGGTGATCGATGTCGACGACAGCGAATACACCGGCGCCGGCGAGCGTCTCGGCACGCACGAGTACGAGGCGCTGCTCGCGGCTCACGATCCGCTGGCGACCCTCGATGCGCCTGCCGACGAGTGGGACGCCATCGCCGTCAGCTACACCTCGGGCACCACCGGCGACCCCAAGGGCGTGGTGACGCACCACCGCGGCGCCTACCTCAACGCGGTGTGCAATGCGGCCACCTGGACCATGCCGCATTTCCCGAAGTACCTCTGGACGCTGCCGATGTTCCACTGCAACGGCTGGTGCTTCCCCTGGACGGTGGCCATGCTCGGCGGCACGCATGTGTGCCTGCGCCGCGTGGAAGCTCCGGCCATCCTGGCAGCGATGCGCGAGCACGGCGTCGACCACTACTGCGCAGCGCCGATCGTTCACAACCTGATCATCGCCGCGCCCGATGAGATGCGCGCCGGCATCCGCCAGAAGGTGCGCGGCATGGTCGCCGGCGCGGCGCCGCCCGCCGCGATGATCGAGGGCATGGCGAAGCTGGGCTTCGACATCACGCACGTGTACGGTCTCACCGAGGTCTACGGTCCCGCCTCGGTCGCCGTCAAGCGCGACAGCTGGGCGGGCGAGAGCCTGTCGGAGCAGGCGCGCCTGAACGGCCGCCAGGGCGTGCGCTACATGCTGCAGGAAGGCATGACGGTGATGGACCCGGAAACGATGCGCGAAACGCCCGCCGACGGGCAGACCATGGGCGAGATCATGTTCCGCGGCAACATCGTCATGAAGGGCTATCTGAAGAACCCGAAGTCCACCGGCAAAGCTTTCGAGGGCGGCTGGTTCCACACAGGCGACCTGGCGGTGATGGAGCCCGACCGCTACGTGAAGATCAAGGACCGCAGCAAGGACATCATCATCTCCGGCGGCGAGAACATCAGCTCCATCGAGGTCGAAGACGCGCTGTACCGCCACCCGGCGGTGATGGCCTGCGCGGTGGTGGCGCGGCCGCACCCGAAGTGGGGCGAGACGCCGCTGGCCTTCGTCGAGCTCAAGCCGGGCTCGAATCCGAGCGCGGAAGAGCTGATCGCCCACTGCAAGACGCTGCTCGCCGGCTACAAGGTGCCGCGCGAGATCCGCTTCGAGCCGATTCCCAAGACATCGACCGGCAAGATCCAGAAGTTCCAGCTGCGCGAGCGCGCCAAGAGCGCCTCGGCGATCGAGTGA
- a CDS encoding ATP-binding protein, whose product MGSEAVRENAHERALPASADALDAQVRDAQYAMIFDRSRASNLIGTPFAVLVCWVLWGAIDHRLLLGWLGLKASVTLWRLAVTRAYDRGGPQQTPRWGRHFLWALTAEGTVFGLLGTVLLPLNDPALAATMIATLLGIAAIGLVVLSMSLPASLALTVPAVLPAAVLQFWLADAVAVYTGVGMLVFLGLVFVEGRRASEHTRAMLRLRFQMDELATQRQQALDQAERSNAVKSQFLATMSHEMRTPLHGLLGMARLLQREAPQLSPDKQAESLQIVERTGEHLLGIINDVLDHSRIESGHLRLLRQGFDLRALLVSVVGLLKPAALEKGLGLNLVDLLPARCHVEGDANRLRQVLLNLAGNAVKFTDHGGVTIAARRDAGGTVVIDVSDTGPGVPLGERERIFDAFRQLDGSFSRRHGGTGLGLTISRDLMIAMGGSLECLDAPGGGALFRLNVSLPDALMTLPIGPAEAPGPAVPTLLRGRVLLVEDNPVNALVAEASLRRLGLEVESVADGEGAVALATRDPFDLILMDCQMPGIDGFEATARIREFERTASRRPVPIVALTANAMAGDRERSLGAGMNDHLAKPFHDDELGGVLRRHLAA is encoded by the coding sequence ATGGGTTCCGAAGCAGTACGAGAGAACGCCCACGAGCGCGCCCTCCCCGCGTCGGCGGATGCACTGGACGCCCAGGTCCGCGACGCCCAGTACGCGATGATCTTCGACCGCTCCCGCGCGTCGAACCTGATCGGCACCCCGTTCGCGGTGCTGGTGTGCTGGGTCCTGTGGGGTGCCATCGATCACCGGCTGCTGCTGGGCTGGCTGGGCCTGAAGGCCAGCGTCACGCTCTGGCGGCTGGCCGTCACTCGGGCCTACGACCGGGGCGGGCCGCAGCAGACACCGCGCTGGGGCCGGCATTTCCTGTGGGCCCTGACGGCCGAAGGAACCGTGTTCGGGCTGCTCGGCACCGTGCTGCTGCCGCTGAACGACCCGGCGCTGGCGGCCACCATGATCGCCACGCTGCTGGGCATTGCCGCGATCGGCCTGGTGGTGCTGTCGATGAGCCTGCCGGCCTCGCTGGCGCTGACGGTGCCTGCCGTCCTGCCGGCGGCCGTGTTGCAGTTCTGGCTCGCCGACGCGGTGGCGGTCTACACCGGCGTGGGCATGCTGGTCTTCCTCGGGCTGGTGTTCGTCGAGGGGCGTCGCGCCAGCGAGCACACCCGCGCCATGCTGCGCCTGAGATTCCAGATGGACGAACTGGCCACGCAGCGCCAGCAGGCGCTGGACCAGGCCGAGCGCAGCAACGCGGTGAAGAGCCAGTTCCTGGCCACCATGAGCCACGAAATGCGCACGCCGCTGCACGGCCTGCTGGGCATGGCCCGCCTGCTGCAGCGCGAGGCGCCGCAACTCAGCCCCGACAAGCAGGCCGAAAGCCTGCAGATCGTCGAGCGCACCGGCGAACACCTGCTGGGCATCATCAACGACGTGCTCGACCATTCGCGCATCGAGAGCGGCCACCTGCGCCTGCTGCGCCAGGGTTTCGACCTGCGTGCCCTGCTCGTCTCGGTGGTCGGCCTGCTCAAGCCAGCCGCGCTCGAGAAGGGCCTCGGCCTGAACCTCGTCGACCTGCTGCCGGCGCGATGCCACGTCGAGGGCGATGCGAACCGGCTGCGCCAGGTGCTTCTCAACCTGGCCGGCAATGCCGTCAAGTTCACCGACCACGGCGGCGTCACGATCGCCGCGCGCCGCGATGCCGGCGGCACGGTGGTGATCGACGTCAGCGACACCGGCCCGGGCGTGCCGTTGGGTGAACGCGAACGCATCTTCGATGCCTTCCGGCAGCTCGACGGATCGTTCTCGCGGCGCCATGGCGGCACCGGCCTGGGCTTGACGATCTCGCGCGACCTGATGATCGCGATGGGTGGCTCGCTCGAATGCCTGGATGCGCCGGGCGGTGGTGCGCTGTTCCGGCTGAACGTGAGTCTGCCCGACGCGCTGATGACCCTGCCCATCGGCCCGGCCGAAGCGCCGGGCCCCGCTGTGCCCACGTTGCTGCGCGGCCGCGTTCTGCTGGTGGAGGACAACCCGGTCAATGCGCTGGTTGCCGAAGCCTCTCTGCGCCGCCTCGGGCTGGAGGTGGAAAGCGTCGCCGACGGCGAAGGCGCCGTGGCGCTGGCCACCCGGGATCCGTTCGACCTGATCCTGATGGATTGCCAGATGCCGGGGATCGACGGCTTCGAGGCCACCGCGCGAATCCGCGAGTTCGAACGCACCGCCAGCCGCCGGCCGGTGCCGATCGTGGCGCTGACCGCCAATGCGATGGCGGGCGACCGCGAGCGCAGCCTGGGCGCCGGCATGAACGATCACCTGGCCAAGCCCTTCCACGACGACGAGCTCGGCGGCGTGCTACGGCGTCACCTGGCCGCCTGA